From one Bacteriovorax sp. BAL6_X genomic stretch:
- a CDS encoding response regulator, which produces MPYKVLIVDDEPDILELLAEELQFEGYKTECASSGNSAVKLINSGQTFDAIISDYKMPDGNGKVVLDCTNSNDNQKEKVFYFVSGQADISLKEAMKEGVTRFFYKPFDLDELLTSLKKDLQ; this is translated from the coding sequence ATGCCTTACAAAGTTTTAATCGTCGATGACGAACCAGATATTCTAGAGTTACTGGCCGAGGAGCTTCAGTTTGAAGGCTATAAGACGGAGTGTGCGAGCTCTGGAAATAGTGCTGTTAAGCTAATCAATAGTGGCCAAACTTTTGATGCCATAATTTCCGATTACAAGATGCCAGATGGAAATGGAAAGGTTGTTCTTGATTGTACAAATAGTAATGACAACCAGAAGGAGAAAGTATTCTACTTTGTTTCAGGACAAGCAGATATTTCTCTGAAAGAGGCAATGAAGGAAGGGGTGACTCGTTTCTTTTACAAGCCTTTTGATCTAGATGAATTACTGACAAGTTTAAAAAAAGATCTACAATAA
- a CDS encoding acyl carrier protein, protein MNERILKYLNEIIAEISDEKEITLNLETSFITLGLDSYDAMSFVGRLKEDFEELPVTIFLQCQTTQDLINYLEKNFNEELKKVIS, encoded by the coding sequence ATGAATGAGAGAATTTTAAAATATCTAAATGAAATAATTGCAGAAATCAGTGATGAAAAAGAAATCACACTGAATCTTGAAACAAGCTTTATTACACTTGGCCTTGACTCATATGATGCCATGTCTTTTGTTGGCCGTTTAAAAGAAGACTTCGAAGAGCTGCCTGTTACAATCTTTTTACAATGCCAAACAACGCAGGATTTAATTAATTACTTAGAAAAAAATTTTAATGAAGAACTAAAGAAAGTAATTTCATAA
- a CDS encoding diiron oxygenase, giving the protein MESRLISKLEKLNKQSVDRAFTVEALDWSKPIDKKLKWTPDEMVTISYLPSYDLLTEAQKLRFNQLIGLSICEQFIWFENVLLNPALRSCKRIYKLNPQMTEAIDHFMEEEDKHGEIFLRMLMKAEPENYSKENPLRIFKLSPVQNFIMKVVTTFPNIFLWWIWIALFFEERTLDISKKYNKALKAGDVDWNFWQCHYYHMLDEVRHQQIDECFLASFYDKANPILRKINASVFVKFISSYFGPKRLAGRILELMQEEFSDLSQETVNQLKSEFESLRTNVEFQRSAFSRQGLGRTYELLAKYNEMDGFWDLLLEESKEDHLGKNRYVRGTHSTILN; this is encoded by the coding sequence ATGGAATCGAGACTTATTAGCAAATTAGAGAAACTTAATAAACAATCTGTCGATCGCGCCTTCACTGTTGAAGCACTCGATTGGTCAAAACCAATAGATAAGAAGCTTAAGTGGACACCAGATGAAATGGTGACTATCTCTTACCTTCCAAGTTATGACTTACTTACAGAGGCCCAAAAACTTAGATTCAACCAATTGATTGGACTTTCTATTTGCGAGCAATTCATTTGGTTTGAAAACGTTCTTCTAAATCCGGCCCTAAGAAGCTGTAAAAGAATTTATAAGCTAAATCCTCAAATGACAGAGGCCATTGATCACTTTATGGAAGAAGAGGATAAGCACGGTGAAATTTTTCTAAGAATGCTTATGAAGGCCGAACCAGAAAATTATTCAAAAGAGAACCCTTTACGAATTTTTAAACTAAGTCCTGTGCAAAACTTCATTATGAAAGTTGTCACAACATTTCCAAATATCTTTTTATGGTGGATTTGGATTGCCCTATTCTTTGAAGAGAGGACATTAGATATCTCTAAAAAATATAATAAGGCACTTAAGGCCGGTGATGTAGACTGGAACTTTTGGCAATGTCACTACTATCATATGCTTGATGAAGTTAGACACCAACAAATTGACGAATGCTTCCTTGCGTCTTTCTACGACAAGGCCAATCCAATCCTTAGAAAGATTAATGCCAGCGTCTTTGTTAAGTTCATTTCATCATACTTTGGACCTAAGAGACTTGCTGGAAGAATTTTAGAACTAATGCAAGAAGAGTTCAGTGATCTTTCACAGGAAACTGTTAATCAATTAAAAAGCGAATTTGAATCACTTCGTACGAATGTAGAATTCCAACGAAGTGCCTTTTCGAGGCAGGGGCTTGGCCGTACATATGAGCTACTGGCCAAATATAATGAGATGGATGGTTTCTGGGATCTGTTGCTTGAAGAAAGCAAGGAAGATCACCTAGGAAAAAATCGATACGTACGAGGTACGCATTCGACAATCCTAAACTAG
- a CDS encoding cytidylyltransferase — MSKLEEIASRVELYSSKSKSSVTLFGGSFHPFHDGHLECLNQCSEYEDNIIIVLDYSPWKSNEQEDPYGEYLKIKEATGERFPIYTGFWAQKLRRPTYEWLQEVKYPEVNWLMGDDTFGSFLKWFEVEKVCQFLTKIYVVPRDEKMDEYREVEKKIKNYNSKIEVIYLRPHDYQNLSSTKIRSNK, encoded by the coding sequence ATGAGTAAATTAGAAGAGATTGCTAGTCGAGTAGAGCTCTATTCTTCCAAGTCTAAATCATCTGTCACATTATTCGGTGGTAGCTTTCATCCATTTCACGATGGCCATCTCGAGTGTCTTAATCAGTGTAGTGAATATGAAGACAATATTATCATTGTCCTAGACTATAGTCCTTGGAAGTCAAATGAGCAGGAAGACCCCTACGGTGAGTACCTAAAGATTAAAGAGGCAACAGGAGAGCGTTTTCCTATTTATACGGGGTTTTGGGCCCAAAAGCTAAGAAGGCCTACATATGAGTGGCTACAAGAGGTGAAATATCCTGAGGTGAATTGGCTAATGGGTGATGATACCTTCGGATCATTTCTTAAATGGTTTGAGGTTGAAAAGGTCTGTCAGTTTCTAACAAAAATCTATGTTGTCCCACGTGACGAGAAAATGGATGAGTATAGAGAAGTGGAAAAGAAGATAAAAAATTATAATTCTAAAATTGAGGTGATTTATCTAAGGCCTCATGATTATCAAAATTTAAGTTCGACGAAAATAAGATCAAATAAATAA
- a CDS encoding TM2 domain-containing protein produces MNQQQGILPNNSHSKVMGYLLWLLGFMGAHRFYYGKPVSGTIWMFTLGLLGIGWLVDLFLIPTMDEECDNRYLEGVLDYNIAWVLLTFLGVFGFHKFYQGKIVMGILYLLTGGFLLFGVLYDFWTLNEQIDDINKGIA; encoded by the coding sequence ATGAATCAACAACAAGGTATTCTCCCAAATAACTCACACAGTAAGGTCATGGGCTATCTATTATGGCTCCTTGGCTTCATGGGTGCACACCGCTTCTATTACGGTAAACCAGTATCGGGTACAATTTGGATGTTTACACTAGGGCTTCTAGGAATCGGTTGGCTAGTTGATCTTTTTCTTATACCTACAATGGATGAGGAATGTGATAATCGCTACCTTGAAGGTGTTCTTGATTATAATATTGCGTGGGTTCTTCTAACTTTCCTTGGAGTCTTTGGCTTTCACAAATTCTATCAAGGAAAAATAGTGATGGGGATACTCTACCTTCTAACAGGAGGCTTCCTTCTCTTTGGAGTTCTTTACGACTTCTGGACACTCAATGAACAAATTGATGATATCAACAAAGGTATTGCATAA
- a CDS encoding aminotransferase class IV, whose product MKVISINGQILDLEKDAKISVLDRGFLYGDSVYEVTEVRNGKVGFLKAHLDRLQNSALKMHMHLQLSFKEYERRIIEVATRLHEAGHDRCYIRLVVTRGEGEITLDPQAASNQNVIIIGKELPENPTSWYDDGVEVIIASTLRNPVKSMDPNIKSGNYLNNILAYNEAKEAGYFDAIMLNQDGNVTECTTSNIWIVKDGIFKTPPIAAGLLKGITRENVIRILGKHGIAFEEVNFTGSELKDADECFLTSSTKYLVPIVKVDDTIIGNGKPGCKTLQVLDIFKSEL is encoded by the coding sequence ATGAAAGTAATTAGCATTAATGGCCAAATTTTAGATCTCGAAAAGGATGCAAAAATCTCAGTACTTGATCGTGGTTTTCTTTACGGAGACTCTGTTTACGAAGTAACAGAGGTTCGAAATGGAAAAGTTGGTTTTTTAAAAGCACACCTCGATCGTCTTCAAAACTCAGCTTTAAAGATGCACATGCACCTGCAATTAAGTTTCAAAGAGTATGAAAGACGTATTATTGAAGTTGCAACTAGACTTCATGAAGCTGGTCATGACAGGTGCTACATTCGATTAGTGGTCACACGTGGAGAAGGTGAAATCACTCTAGACCCACAAGCGGCCAGCAACCAAAATGTTATCATTATAGGAAAAGAGCTTCCAGAAAACCCTACGTCTTGGTATGACGACGGCGTTGAAGTCATCATTGCTTCAACTCTTAGAAATCCTGTAAAGTCCATGGACCCTAATATTAAGTCAGGAAATTATCTTAACAATATCCTCGCCTATAACGAGGCCAAGGAAGCAGGATATTTTGATGCCATCATGTTAAATCAGGACGGCAACGTTACGGAATGTACAACCAGTAATATCTGGATTGTAAAAGATGGCATTTTCAAAACCCCGCCTATTGCAGCAGGACTTCTAAAAGGTATCACCAGAGAAAATGTTATTCGCATACTTGGTAAGCATGGCATTGCTTTCGAAGAGGTAAATTTCACAGGAAGTGAGCTGAAAGATGCAGATGAATGTTTTTTGACGTCATCAACAAAATACCTTGTCCCCATCGTTAAAGTTGACGACACAATAATAGGAAATGGAAAACCTGGATGCAAAACTCTGCAAGTACTTGATATCTTTAAATCCGAACTCTAA
- a CDS encoding CFI-box-CTERM domain-containing protein: MQKLFKIFIFLYLTITSAYGASLGLDDTKEPIFYLRNSTGENLNELFYNLGGDGSTAEAAITLYVPLSLGTGVQDFAYYLADSSGTSPNLADATSDVGGLFLRDVDSLAYTNEELYVALKDNDNSSPAYRIVSEIPSSQVEAPFVSFLDICSTSELNCAGITDSIASIKDNIELVLFYMPKDTDYSSNEEVEIPDTVGRAIYFKLIISAAVTDLRTRASLNITGTYAGDQTAVLDYFGDHGGNSAYISRIALYVKNGGGLVTRAVDDIRVIEDQSNEGNVKVTNLANNSTYSSAIAYLDHFGFIGPGSTSNADLDVQTADYQPEPIEKLLSENQCYLVTAGFQRNHYVLEYFRVIRDDYLMKTALGAAFVKLYYSTAPFFVETILNNEALASMIKRYSFSIYFVLQNILFILGFMTIVTFLTFRREVIYALQSFNRR, encoded by the coding sequence ATGCAGAAATTATTTAAAATCTTCATTTTTCTTTACCTTACAATCACAAGTGCCTACGGTGCCAGTCTTGGATTAGATGACACTAAAGAGCCTATTTTTTACCTCAGAAATTCAACAGGTGAAAACTTAAATGAGCTTTTTTATAATTTAGGTGGAGACGGCTCTACTGCCGAGGCCGCTATCACTCTCTATGTACCTCTTAGCCTTGGTACTGGTGTACAAGATTTTGCATATTATCTTGCTGACTCAAGTGGAACATCTCCTAATTTGGCCGATGCTACGTCTGATGTCGGAGGGCTCTTTTTACGAGATGTTGACTCTCTAGCTTATACAAACGAAGAGCTATATGTAGCATTAAAAGATAATGATAACTCAAGTCCGGCTTATCGTATTGTTAGTGAAATCCCAAGCTCGCAGGTTGAAGCACCATTTGTAAGCTTTCTTGATATCTGCTCAACAAGCGAATTAAATTGTGCTGGAATTACTGATTCAATTGCCTCAATTAAAGACAATATCGAGTTGGTTCTATTCTACATGCCTAAAGATACGGATTATAGTTCAAACGAAGAAGTGGAAATTCCTGATACTGTAGGAAGAGCGATTTATTTTAAACTTATCATTAGTGCTGCTGTAACAGATTTAAGAACACGTGCAAGCCTAAATATCACTGGGACCTATGCAGGGGACCAGACTGCGGTTCTCGATTACTTTGGTGATCATGGTGGAAATAGTGCTTACATTTCCCGAATTGCTCTCTATGTTAAAAATGGAGGGGGACTCGTCACTAGGGCCGTTGATGATATTCGAGTTATCGAAGACCAATCAAATGAAGGTAATGTTAAGGTTACAAATTTGGCCAATAACTCAACTTATAGCTCCGCCATTGCGTATTTGGATCACTTTGGGTTTATAGGGCCAGGTAGTACAAGTAATGCTGACCTTGATGTACAGACGGCAGATTATCAACCTGAACCAATAGAGAAACTACTTTCTGAAAACCAGTGCTATCTTGTAACTGCTGGCTTTCAAAGAAACCACTATGTCTTAGAATACTTTCGCGTTATTAGAGATGACTATCTGATGAAGACAGCTCTTGGAGCTGCATTTGTAAAACTTTACTATAGCACTGCGCCATTTTTTGTGGAAACAATCTTAAATAACGAGGCCTTGGCCTCAATGATTAAAAGGTATAGTTTCTCAATCTATTTTGTTTTACAAAATATCCTATTTATATTAGGATTCATGACTATAGTTACGTTTTTAACGTTTAGAAGAGAAGTTATCTATGCCTTACAAAGTTTTAATCGTCGATGA
- a CDS encoding rhodanese-like domain-containing protein, which produces MKYIVLSMLLLSSCIGTDGIKDQRKVIGSMASALSKKYPSVENVDCDYLTRRLRLKDNRLVVVDARNIYQFEVSQIERAIPLSKLHEVYPQLQGKEVVVYSTIGTRSTKAILELTKTNPNTKFSNLFGGILDWLQCGQKIYLKGKETKEIRFENDAWNIIPEGYKAILP; this is translated from the coding sequence ATGAAATATATCGTACTCTCAATGCTTCTATTAAGTTCATGTATTGGAACGGATGGAATTAAGGATCAGAGAAAAGTTATTGGCAGTATGGCCTCGGCCCTTTCTAAAAAATACCCAAGTGTTGAGAATGTGGACTGCGACTACTTAACAAGGCGCCTTAGGCTTAAGGATAACCGCCTTGTTGTCGTCGACGCACGAAATATTTATCAATTCGAGGTCTCTCAAATTGAGAGAGCTATTCCTTTGTCAAAGCTTCACGAAGTCTACCCTCAACTGCAAGGTAAGGAAGTCGTTGTCTATTCTACGATTGGAACGCGTTCAACTAAAGCTATACTCGAGCTTACAAAAACTAATCCAAATACAAAGTTTTCGAATCTATTTGGTGGAATTCTTGATTGGCTACAATGTGGTCAAAAGATTTATCTAAAGGGTAAAGAAACAAAAGAGATTCGTTTTGAAAATGATGCGTGGAATATTATCCCAGAAGGATACAAAGCAATTCTCCCATGA
- the rpsD gene encoding 30S ribosomal protein S4, whose amino-acid sequence MAKSTTARSRFKIQRALGIELPGLGKAGALARRPYGPGVHGNKRKKISDYAVRLKEKQKLVFHYGLREKQLVTYVKQAKKNTAGKPWMEVLLTNLESRLNNVVFRLGFAPSMMAASQMVSHGQILVNGKKVDRSSFIVSQGDVISLTEKGYNNQLYKQTQETPRFAAVPACYNVEGTDKKKATMVAAPLESDVPFEFNSQLVIEYYWKVK is encoded by the coding sequence ATGGCAAAGAGTACTACAGCGAGATCACGCTTTAAAATCCAAAGAGCACTAGGTATCGAACTTCCAGGTCTTGGAAAAGCAGGTGCACTAGCACGTCGTCCATACGGACCAGGTGTACACGGTAACAAAAGAAAGAAAATTTCTGACTATGCCGTACGTCTTAAAGAAAAACAAAAACTAGTATTCCACTACGGTCTAAGAGAAAAGCAACTTGTTACTTACGTAAAGCAAGCTAAGAAGAACACTGCTGGTAAGCCATGGATGGAAGTACTTCTAACTAACCTAGAGTCAAGACTGAACAACGTTGTTTTCAGACTTGGATTTGCACCATCAATGATGGCAGCTTCTCAAATGGTTTCTCACGGACAAATCCTAGTTAATGGTAAGAAAGTTGACCGTTCATCTTTCATCGTTAGTCAAGGTGACGTTATCTCTCTAACAGAGAAAGGTTATAACAACCAACTTTACAAGCAAACTCAAGAAACTCCACGTTTCGCAGCAGTTCCTGCTTGTTACAATGTTGAAGGTACAGATAAGAAGAAAGCAACTATGGTTGCAGCTCCTCTTGAATCAGATGTACCATTTGAATTCAACTCTCAGCTAGTTATTGAGTACTACTGGAAGGTAAAATAG